One Microtus pennsylvanicus isolate mMicPen1 chromosome 3, mMicPen1.hap1, whole genome shotgun sequence DNA window includes the following coding sequences:
- the Mos gene encoding proto-oncogene serine/threonine-protein kinase mos has translation MPSPLALYRYAHGKLSPSVDSRPCSSPLVLPRKARKLLLGAASPRAPRLPRRQAWCSIDWEQVCLLYKLGSGGFGSVYKATYRGVPVAIKEVNKRTKNLRASQQSFWAELNIARLRHDNIVGVVAASTLTPKGSNSLGTIIMEFGGNVTLHQVIYGATSSPGTLSCSREPLSLGKCLQYSLDIVRGLLFLHSQSILHLDLKPANILISEQDICKIGDFGCSQKLQDLWCSQTRPHHIGGTYTHQAPELLTGESATPKADIYSFGITLWQMATREVPYSGEPLQVLYAVVAYKLRPSLAGAVFTASPTGQMLQSILCSCWEARALQRPGAELLLRDLNAFRAALG, from the coding sequence ATGCCATCGCCTTTAGCCCTGTATCGCTACGCCCATGGCAAGCTGTCACCCTCGGTGGACTCGCGGCCCTGCAGCAGCCCCTTGGTGCTTCCCAGGAAAGCAAGGAAGCTGTTACTGGGGGCCGCTTCTCCTCGGGCCCCGCGGCTGCCACGCCGGCAGGCCTGGTGCTCCATCGACTGGGAACAGGTATGCCTGCTGTACAAGCTGGGCTCCGGAGGGTTTGGGTCGGTGTACAAAGCCACCTACCGTGGTGTTCCCGTGGCCATAAAGGAAGTGAACAAGCGCACCAAGAACCTACGTGCATCCCAGCAGAGTTTCTGGGCTGAACTCAACATTGCAAGACTGCGCCACGACAACATAGTCGGGGTTGTGGCTGCCAGCACGCTCACGCCCAAAGGCTCCAACAGCCTGGGTACCATAATCATGGAGTTTGGGGGCAATGTCACTCTACACCAAGTCATCTACGGTGCCACCAGCTCTCCAGGAACTCTAAGCTGCAGCAGAGAGCCACTGAGTTTGGGGAAGTGCCTTCAGTATTCCCTAGATATTGTTCGCGGCCTGCTTTTTCTCCACTCACAAAGCATTTTGCACTTGGACCTGAAACCAGCGAACATTTTGATCAGTGAGCAGGACATCTGTAAGATTGGCGACTTTGGCTGCTCCCAGAAGCTGCAAGATCTGTGGTGCAGTCAGACGCGCCCTCACCACATAGGAGGCACCTACACGCACCAAGCTCCCGAGCTCCTGACAGGAGAGAGCGCCACGCCCAAAGCCGACATCTACTCTTTCGGTATCACCCTCTGGCAGATGGCCACCAGGGAAGTGCCTTACTCAGGGGAGCCTCTGCAGGTGCTGTACGCCGTGGTGGCCTACAAGCTGCGCCCCTCGCTGGCAGGGGCGGTGTTCACTGCCTCCCCGACGGGGCAGATGCTGCAGAGCATCCTCTGTAGCTGCTGGGAGGCCCGCGCCCTGCAGAGGCCCGGTGCAGAACTGCTCCTGAGGGACCTGAACGCCTTTCGAGCAGCACTAGGCTGA